The genomic segment cactgtatttccctaaTGCTGAGAGCATACCGTAAAAAGCAATACAGGAAGGAACATACAAACAAACGAACCAAccaaaaaatgcacacacagaacccAGCTCTTATAGAAGAGTTCCTCCCTAGCACCTAATCTTTTACAGAGCAGAAGCAGGTGCTCAGCTGGCTGCACATTACTGACCTCATCCCTGTCAGTGACCTCCAAGGTCAGGATGGACGCGCCACTGGCCAGGTTCTCAGAGACGGCCACGTCGTAGCTGTCCTTACTGAACTGAGGAGGGTTGTTGTTCACGTCCTTCACCCTCACCACCACAGAGCCGTTCCCAACCAGAGAGGGAGTCCCCCCGTCAGCGGCCTGGACCATCAGACTGTACGCCTTCACCACACTGTAGTCCAGAGTCTGGGCAAGCCGCAGAGCCCCGGTGGAAGAGTCCAACTCGAAAACGGCGGGGGTTGACGAGGGATTTTGCTGGAAAATACTGTAAGTCACTCTCCCATTTGCCCCTTGGTCTGGATCCTCAGCTAATAAGGTGAGCAAGGTTGTTCCCACTGACTCCGTTTCTGAGACTTCAACCTCGTTCTCGACCTCGGAGAACACGGGGACGTTATCGTTGATGTCGGACACTTGGACCAGCAGGGTGGCGGTGGCCGACCTGGCTGGACGACCCTGGTCTTCGGCCATCACAACCAGGCTGAACTCTGCCTTGATCTCCCTATCCAGCTCACCAGCCACACTTACCATCCCAGACACAGGGTCAATAGAGaacttcccttctcctccttgcAAGGAGTATCGGATCTCCCCGTTGAAGccactgtctttgtctgtggctGGAACATCAGAAACATTGGATCCTATCTTTGTGTCCTCTGGGACGGATTTTGTGATTGAACTGGAGGCAAAAACAGGACTGTTATCATTGACGTCAGTGACGTGAACCTCCACGACTGCATTGTCAGTGCTGACGCCATCAGAAGAGATGGAGATTTCCACAGAGTAGTTGTGGGGGGCCTCATCGTAGTCAAGCTTCACCTTGGAGGTAAAAACACCGTCGTGGTCGATGGCGAACTTGTCGGCTTCTGTCTCGACTTGGAGAGTCACAGCAACCTCTGTGGGTAATGCTAGGAAGTTAACCTGAATACATAAAGATGAATGGCAGGATGTAAACTAATTACTAACATGGACATAGTGACGTCTTGTATAGCAACACAACAACCAACTGGCAATAGTGGCATTTAACATTGTGCAGGATCTGATGTGACTATCCAGGCCTGGTTCAgattttgttgaaatcaccctcttaaccaacatattgtctttgcaaagacaatatttttgtcaaaaacgaccgacattGAAGTTAATAAATACGCCCAGCGTCAGTatcactgaaaataatgtaagaGCTGTcggatatgtcagtcactagtgattggttgggggaaaatcaacccccccacacagaaaatggCTAACGAGGCAATATCAGGCGagtggtaacgaaatggccattcagtctgaatatcaggctgtGACTATCCCTCTTGCTTGTGAGTGCCTACATGAAAACCTGCTTGATGTTAGAGGAAAAGCTGGTGGGTCAGAAGATCTATGACTTTTTGGTTATCAGTTACAATCAATTTGCAGAGAAGCTCACCTTGAGGATCACGACTCCTGGGTCCTGCTCTTCTTCTATGGTGCCAACGTAGGTGCTTTGTAAAAAATGTGGTTTGGAATTTCCAGGAGCAAGAATGTCCACCAGCACTGAAGAGGAACGGGACACTACGCCCcctagaggagagggagagaataatATCGTCATGACTTAAAGAGCACGTTAACACACTGTGTTCAGCCAGTCTCAGTCGAGTACACGATTTTGAAAGATGCGATAAAGTGGGTTGGGGCAGTGTCAGTGATAATGGATTACCCATCTCTACTTGGGGCGGCAACAATTTTCTGATCGCAAAGCAAATACCTGctctgacatcactgattgaggCGTGATCAGAAGTGAAACACGGTTGAAAGTTTcagcccatagagagcagtgcaacaagGATTTTCTGCTCCTTGAAGCAAATGCAggatttaatttgaaaaatgtttaaatgaaCATTATCGACTCACCCTCATGTCCGACACTGGTGACGTTTGTctgtcaatataacacacagcgagtttgGGTTTGAgttccaatatttacctcattatctcctagatttccCCCACTCATAGAGCTTCATGTGCTGCTCGTTCGCTCTGGATTTTACCGTCGTGAATACAACTCATCGTGTATTCAAGTACTTTttagtcagaaataacaaaatggacaaaatgCCCCTTTTGGACCTCAAAGGGGCAAAAAATGGCACTCCAGTTGTTCTGGCTGCTATGGAGCTGCGccagctaactcgctgtgttaTATAGTCACATACAAACTTCATCAGTGTTTCAACGGACATGAGAGTGAgtaaattttacattttgggtGAAGttactattcctttaagtacaGGATTACTGCTATTTGCTAGAATAGCATTAATCCCGTCCTTAATAGAAGCCATATAAGCATGTTAAAGCTCAAAAAACGTGATTTAGTGCAGATTCGCTCTTTAATTGATTGGTTGAATTAAATGATTCATCAAAATCGTAATATAATAATTGAGACTGGTTGAATTTAAATGATTGATCAACTCTGTAAAGCAGTAGGAATTGCTCATTTGACAGAGAAATATTGTTCAGATCTACCATCTCTGGCCGTTATGTAGAGAGAGAACTCCAGGATCGTATTTTCCACCAGTGGAATGGTTTTGGTCAGTGTGATCTCTCCAGTGTTTTCATCAATGGAGAAGTAGCCGTCTCTGTTCCCAAACTCAATGGAGTATTTGATCTGCCCATTTGCTCCTGCATCTGGGTCTTCTGCCTCAACCTTTGAATACCATTATAAAAATCAgtatatttatttgtatagcacttctAAAAGATCAAACAAaagacaggttaccaaaacctTTCCTAGCTACTGCATTCTGTACAAGTTGGAAGCGTTCGAGAGACTTTTCATTTAGGCAGGAATAGGACAGCCAACATTTTATGTTAGCGAGGCATTGAAGAGTTGCTAGGCTATCTGATTTTCTGGATTTCTGGGATAGTTAtagctgtgtatcatcagcatagcagtgGAAGGAGATGTTGTGTCTACAGCTAATGTGGCCGAGCGGGAGCATGTACTGCAAATAGAAAAAAGGATGGGGCCTGAAATTGAACCTTGAGGAACTCCATAGGTGATGTCTGCTGAGGATGATGATCAGATGATCAGTTTCCAATTTGAACAAGCAGGGTTCTACAAGAAAGATATGACCTGAAACAATTTCCAACTGTCCCTACTGCCAACCCAGGTATTTCAGTGAACAATAAAGATATTGTGGTGTATAATGTCAAACGCTGCACTGAAATCTAGCATCAAATAGACCTTTCATCTAAATCTGCTTCCATCAGAATATCATTTGCAACCTTAATGAGGGCAGTCTCCATGCTGTGCATTTTTCTGATATCAGACTAAAATATCTCAAAGATTGTATTTTTGATTAATCAAAGCTATAAGTTGAGTTGAGACAACTTTCTGCTTAAAACTGGAAGGGAAAACGTATTTTGCTATTAATGATACATAAAATAATGTGACTAAATGTATCAAACTCAAAATTTGGTGGGGATTACATGCTTCAAATTGTACTCAGTAATAATCTGCTCAAATTTAATATCTAATCTTATTACTTATAGTTACTATTGGATTACTTTAGCTCAAAAATGTGTACAATGTGATGCTGTCATGTTATACATAAAGTTTATTTAAAATTACAGGCTGTAATcttaatattacattttcaaccatTGTCACCCATTCTTTCACTGTGTGTATAATTTATCACACAATTCAAATGCCTTTTCAAACATGTAACCCTTAACTCCGCTGCCCTTTCAGTCATTTTTCTGCTTAACGCTCTAAACGGTTTCGTCCCGACTCCTCACCTGGACAAGCAGCATTCCCACAGTTTGGTTTCTGAAGACCTTGCCCTCATACTCGCTACTGGTGAATGCAGGGCTGTTGTCATTCTCATCCAGAAGAATTACGCTCACATCCGCCATCACAACATGGTTGGGTGGACTGGTCTCCCTTGCTTCAATCTTTTCAGTGGACAAGAAAAGTAATCAAGGCCCACATACAATACCTTTCCCTTCTCCCATAACTTGCTCCAGTGGGAGAGTCGAGTGCCAGGGTTACCTAATAGTTAAAGAGACCATCATATATCCGAAAGGTCACAGATTTGATCCTTGCAACACCAaatgtgtgtccatcaacagtcATGCACCCTGTCAAAGTGTCaatgagcaacacactgaacccaTACCTGCTGGATAAGAGTCACGCTGGATAAGAGCcttagctaaatgcctaaaaaaaaatatatatacatgtaaaCTAGTATGGCGCTGAAGAGACCTGCACCCCCAGTACATTCTACCGGGCTGCAGAACAGCACAGATAGGCACAGAAGGTGATCTGACCAAGTAACTAACAGGCAAGAGAAAGGTATTGGTTAAGGCTAGGCTGTATGTTTTGATAACAATAAATTAATAacattgaccttattcacatggcagccattttgaacactctgagtgggaaactctacctcaAAGATTGGCATATAGGCTATAAAATTAGGGTTACTTCAAGACATAaatgaggacttcagatagatcTAACAGTTCTCAATTAGCAAGTAATCCCAGGAACAACCACAATGAATTTGAGCAGGGAAGTTAGTTTGCTAGCTTATTAGTTAGTAAATtcctagctagctacctaggctagactAGAGAAAATGGGccaatattaaaatgtgaacctatatcccACTGGATTCTTGAGACCCGTTAGTTTCTCATATATTTTAAGTGGGTTATCTGTGATAATCTGGTGGCCAGTAGGACAGAGCTGGGCTGTACTTGTTCTTCCAGGTAGTTTCCCACtccgagtgttcaaaatggccgccgtatAAATAAGGTCAGTGGCTGTTGATAGTTTTAAAAGAAGTTAATCTATATTTCAGATAGTTTTAAAAGAAGTTAATCTATATTTCAGACTCTAGATTACCTGAAACATTAAGACTTCAGTTGCCTCTCGGTCCAGGACTGTGGAGTTCTTCACTCTGACCGTTCCATCAGAGCTGACGGAGAAAGGAGCGGATTCTGGAAGGATCCGCAGATTTCCTACAAATCCTCCCTGGAGAAGATTAAGGATGGGAAGAAGAGATCGCATGTAGAATAAGAATTGGGTTATTGTTATGTAACTGTTACATAACGGTGGAAAcgaaaaccctaaccctggccGTGTTAAAGGACACCGGTGTCATTTTAGCTTTTTTCCTGCGCACACTGTATGAAGCCAAGGCGGTGCTGCCAAAACCACAGGTGgattttgaagccaatactgaagtgcagcagcagcagttcctctaacgtccgctagaggccggctccaaaaagtctccaaaccgcccaactccatgcaaatcaatgggaccacaacccaacttctgctaaaaatataaagtcaatacatcttttccacaagaggttatggcctcagtagctaatttcacttcttctaatgtgtgtccttatggagattttcaaaataattgtgtcattaacgggatataatggatataacacaagattgttttcctagtgattgacagatTGCCtctccagtgattgacaggttaagGATTACGGGCTAATTgaaggcggagctgcggctctgcagacAATCCGAATTCCACCCTTTGCCTCTCTTTGAAtcccaaaaaatgtcaacatggcggcgatcgtaaacccaatctccaggcttcaaaacgtCTCTTCAGAAGCCAgcgggtgacgtcacactcactacgtccatctgtttttacagttttgcCAAACTTCATGTCCGTAGCAAGTATACCGTGGCCTTTAGTATCACACTCCATTCCCTGTTTATCTCAATAGGTaaagcatggcactaacactgccatgGCTAAAGGCTTGGTTTCCCACTGGGACCACCTATACTAAAATACATCCATGGTAATATAAGGATGAAAACGTCCATCACCAAGTGGTATACGTTAGGTAATTGATCTCTCAACACGGTGTTATTTAAGATTTCTTCCAAATTTGAGCAGTAAAGACCAACCTGGTCCGGGTCGGTGAGTACGGCTCTGAGAAGAACAGCATCAAGAGGAGAGTTTTCCAGAAGGGTAACAGAGTAGTTACATCGatcaaactctggagcgttaTCGTTGATGTCCTCAACAGTGACGGACACCACAGCATCAGCCGTCTTCAAACTGTCGTCCGTCTGAGTCGCCTGGCAgacagggacaggagggacGGATATTAAGCACCGGAATAGAAGAATCACTAATACTGAGGATGATGGTGAGTTCAGAAatagatgaagatgaaggctagggctgcacaattaattgaaattgaaaatcaCAACATGAACTACTTCAATTTCTAAATCGcaagaggctgcaattatttGATGCTTTTCTGGTGCTGAGCCCTGTCTCTGGCCTATACATTAAATTGtacattgtaaaacaaaaaaactttcaCTGTATTCagtttttgattaaaaatgtttctggtttgctgaaatatctaaaatattgacaaatctgtgtctgtatactgtattgcaTTTCATATCGCAATtccaatattcagcaaaataattgcaatatgaTTAGGCTATTTGTCAGTATCAGTGAAATCATCTGGTATTAGAAagtagctaacattagcttcaTATATGCATGAATGACTACAGGTGTAGACGTCAGTGTAATACCTTGATGCTGACAGAGATCACAGCgctgtccatctcctctctgtccaaGGCAGTCAGCACAGTCAGGACTCCACTGCTGGAGTCAATGCTGAAGTTACTCAGATACTCGCCTGGAGACACTGAAGACACATAAACCCTGTTAAATATCACCTTGACAAGAGAGCAATAGAGACCTGTCGCTTGTCCTCAGTTATTATGTCTATCATATACATTTCACTGACAAACCACTAGAGCAGTGACAGTTTCCCAAAGGCTTGTGGGAGTTGGAGTCCATGCATGTGAACAGATGACCtagggcctcatttataaaagaaaaaatttAGTTTGCCTGTCCTACGACAAATGAGTTTTATCTCCTTCTCTGACAGAAATCAGAGAAAATCTATGTAACTTTGCTGATTTTGGCATCAGAATTATTTTGCTCTGATAGAGATTTGGTTGGAAGTACAGACTCAACGGAAGTTGTTTTCTAAAAAAAGCCCCTGGATAGTTTACCTGTTCCGATGCTGTAAACTATAGTCGCGTTGATCCCAGTGTCTCCGTCCTGGGCCTTTATCGCCTCTGGCAGAATGGTACGGAAAGGGCCAAGctgaaatatataatatatataaaggGATTTATTCCAAAACTCTACAGATccatttcacaaaaaaatgctacctgaaattcatcagtaaATATTAAAAAGAGGATTCTATCTATAAAAATAGAACTATTTCATACTAAACTAAACGATTTCAGGGTGTTAAGATGACTCGTAAATGTGCTTTTCTTTCATGCCCACCGGTTTCATCATATCCAatcagcagtgtctgagatGTCACGCAACaagtgaatggatggatgaaaaatGTAGCGCCCCCCTGAGCCAGTTGGTGTAATTTTGATAATGCTGGAATAcaatggtgagatgcatcactTCCCCAGGATTTGTCAAAATCCGATCAGCGGTGTCCTTAGATATTAGTGTGATGGAAGaacgaacaaacaaataaatgaacaaatgaatgaacagaagaacaaactgaatttccccaaggggattaataaagtgctattttatcttatcttaaactaataaactaattTGAACATTATTCTGACATTACTGCTTTGGCTTCCCCATTATCCTCTCAAGTGTGACATCATTTTTCgtcccaaataagggattccagGTCCCGCCCCCTCATAAATAGGGTGTAAAATGATCGCCTTTAGCTACGTCCGACGCTAACTGACTATTGTTGTGACTATTGTTGGTCCtctattatgcatttctttattagTTGAGGTGATTCTGatagttttgaagctgcaatggaaaaaaaagattgacttagcttagcattccagcattttgtggctttgtgaaGCGAGGATAACGCAACATCCGCacaatatttgttttaattcaataatcaattaaaatatgtaatatctTTGTTatatgtcatttctacttacattatttTGCCCATTATAAGAACAGAATAATCAGCATGGAATCCAAAAATCCCAATAATTTTTGCCATgggcaaaaaaacatccaattAGAAACTGAAAGCCCCGAAATTACGACAACACTTGAGAGGACAATTTGGGAATGCACCATGACCATACACTTCCGATTCTAAACCATGTTTGATCATGTTTCCATGGAAATGAGCATTGGTTCGGCATTGTCAGAGCCGATGCGTTACCATGGCGACAGCACTCTTCGGTTGAACTTTCGAGTCTCATGCACTTTCCTTGCATTGAACAACGCTGCCAAAattctatggcagccatcttagaTGTATTCTGGGAGATTAGCATGATGCACCAGGAAGGCAAGgccaactttatttgtataacacatttcattcatacacaaggcaaatacaatgtgcaaGGAAGAGTCCTTTCTATCTGTTCAAGATCTTTGTTGTTGCCACAACAGGATTTGAGGAACTATGAGAGAAACATACTGTGCCGTTTCGTTTGTGAGACTCACCTGATTCTCAGGAATGAAAGCCTGGTACTGGTTGTGGTTGAAAAAGGGGTTCAGGTTGTCAAAGTCCTCTACGTCAATCAGCACAGTGGCTCTGTCACTGAAACCACCGATATCCTGCAGTCGGTGATGGCAAAGACAATGGAGGCAATCAAGTATTCacgtcactcactcactgattgAACATTTGTTCATAATGCTGTACAACtacttaaaaaaaattcacctgGAGTTGATCATTGTCAATGAAAAACTTGAATTACCTATTATTCTTTAAAAAGTCCCATAATTTGTTATATTTCATGCTGTAACTCATTTTGTGAGACTAGgtgttaaatttttttttttaaaagggtgGATATTCATTTGGAACGAAACTCATCATTATTTGTATTTCATTATAAGGTATGGGACAAAAAAAATGCCCATTGGAAGAGAATGTTGTGTGATGACATTTTCACTTACCTTAGCCTCCACAGTGAGGTTGTACTTTTTGACTGCGTTGTAGTTCAAAGgtctcttcaaaataaaaccccctCCGTTGTTCACTATAAAGTCTTCTGAAGATGGTGCctttggagagaaagagaatgataaCCATCACATCTCCATCCAGGTTATTGTGTAGGTATGTTATGAATCCAGTTGTCTCATTATCTTGTAATCTCAAGATAACTAATGTGTAGAAAGACTAAACTGGAATTGGCAATGTCATTTACTTTAATCAAGGTATGACACAGGTAGAAATCGCATTTAAGTTGTGATCTGGAGATAAAAAAACTATGAGAAATCATGGCCGCTCTCAGCTTCCGTAGTGCAGTGACATGCAATAAACTGATTTCTACATGAATCCATGTAAATCATGTTGTTAGAGTAATTGGGGTagtggtgtgcatgtaaacatactcaatATAGCTTATCCAGTAATGAATGCAACTCACCAAAATGGAATATGACACTCTGTTGTTGGTTGCGGTGCTGTCTCCATCCACGGCTTCCACTCGCAGAACCTCGCTGTCCACAGGCAAAGTCTGACAGAGGAAAGGCTGAGTGACTTGCAGCCACAGATACACATAAACAACTAGATTCTTCAGGTTCTCAAGCCTGAAGCCATTTTTATTACTACATTTATCTTCTTTTAGCCGTTCTACTAtagcctcctcctcagcttgtaatcagctcagccaatcagaagtaacactagtctgtagtcagctcagccaatcagaagccagtcttcctggctcttatttcttaaATGATAAATCCAGCCTctgatcctcttacactgttagatctcatcaatctgtgatgttcaatacattacaggagttattttgtgttctaatttactttttaggtgtatccactttccctcaacctgcctcatctacttctacttcatttagtgatttcctacgtttcccagaatgcctttggatAACCCCAGAGAAGGGTCGTGAacttgttacattcagctgtggcTTTACGTGTTGGTGGGGAGAGAGATAGCAtggtaagagcaagagagttttcccagttgagaaaaagtgagagttgcattccttactcaaaacacaacatgtcttgtggctgcattgcattctggtctattgaggctactgttggtggagaaatcaTCGGTGaatgtcagtgcaaaatggcggctctagaaagaagccctcgctctttggttctgagggactgacaccaaaacctgacgtttactgttgatgttttacatcctgaaacattttctgatatcaaactccactgtagctgctggaaatatctggaggtgacatCACCAGTTATctaccaagaagaaaaacacaacaaaccactaaatggacccagaaatgcaaggtacattgccaatagctgttttttttttttttcctctgtcataCAGGCTCTCGGGATACATATCTCAGAGAAGTAAGTTCACACTCACTTTCTAATGAACTTCAGTGACTTACCTCGGAAACAGATTTGCTATACACCTTCTGTTTAAACACAGGACTGTTGTCGTTCACATCGTTGAGTTCCAGCGTCCGACTGTTGTTGAGCTACAGGGGCGTCAGCACAGCATCATTTGAAATATCTGAATGTGAATTATTGTGAAGGTGAATTTAAATGTGAATGATTGTACAGTAAAGCTTTGCCATCTCACTCACCTTGCCTACGTTGTCACACATGATAGAATAATACAAGGTCCTGCCAGTCTGCAAGACAGGAACAAACAGAATGGGTTTAGGTCTGGTTATAAGACATACTGCAAAACTCTAACTTAAAGGGCTATTAAGTGATATtctattaatattaataatattatctatctatctagagtTTCAAGATAGATATTAGTATATCTATCTTGAAACTCTTGTGGATCGGGAGTTTTTGCTCCAAAACAGAGTGCAGGTcataaagtgagttttgaaagccagaattCTCCAATTCTCAGAGTCAtttgtattgatcaacaaccctatcaactccCGCAGATACATAgtgatcattttgtgctatgccAAAAGCGGTactgtatcccagagtttcccttaaagagctgctaacactaaaagaatttcattaatctgggtttcagtggagagttttagtgtctcatgatggtctaaatgctgttttagaggtTTTTTCCAtcctgagaagaagaaaactcttgggggaaacactgaaacctTGTACtgtgtcaaatttaaagatactgaaatTAGCCCAAAGCATGTCAACTATCACCAGCTTCAATCTACATttgctttaaaaaaatgattgattgaCCGCTACTTCCAGCATCTATCCACCacttttccctccatccatccaacccTCTTCCATCCATCTATTATTCTATGaatccctcttccttccttccatccatccatgccaCCAAACTCACGTTTGCCAGCACGTCTGCGTCCAGCGGCTTCTTGGTGCGAACGGTAGCGCTGGTTTCCCCGACGGTGAAGCTGAGCTCCAGGAACTCCAGGTGAGTAGGGAACAGGAAGGGCACCAGCTTCACCTGGCTCCCCGCTGCGATCTCATTCACCAGCTCCACATCTCCTGCAGCGTCACAGAGACATTTGAGAAGGACCACATCAAATCTAACATTCGATGGATCTACAGTACCCATGTGGgcataggttttttttttttacagtatttttattatgcttttaaacacaaaacagacaaattcaacaatacaacaatacaacaatacacAGTGGCCACAAGAACTAAACATCTAACTTAGATCCCTGATACATGACACATATAGCACGTAATATAGAAGAAATGattacacacaatcacataaaTATGTTGTGAAAAATGTCATAGCATCTATGTATGTATAAGTATAAGGAAACGCTCAGTCTATTACAATCGACAGTGATGCAACAACTAAACAtctggagaggaaaaaagaaaaaaaagaaaaagaaaaaaaaagaacaaattataattaaataaagtaaataaattaaaagatttAGAATGTTAAGAAAACTCAGGAAACAAAGCacagaaatgaataaataaagatcaatcaacaagtaaataaatataCCACCTTATGACCCAAAAATGTCACTTTGCCAATTTTCAGTACTGCAATCTATCATTCCCTTTAACACAGTATTCGTAAGTCTTTTACCAGCATATTTAAAGAAGGATGTCCAAATCTTAAAAAAATCGCCCGTTTTACATTTAAATCTGTATGTTAGATATTCCATTGGTATTAGCTGAAATATCAGTTTATGCCAACCCACAATTGTAGGTGGTGTAGTGGGCATATGTTTGATGAAATCGGGGaagggactatggatcggcccTGGCCCGTTTGTCCATGCGTCCACTGATTGGATTGTGATTACACTTTGGAGAACGATGCGTGTctttccagcattttcaaaatgacagcaattggcctaaggggggcgctacaacgtTTGTTTACTTGCCTGTAtgtcacgcacaatatctcgGACAATGCTGATTGGATTTTCACTTAACTTAAGGGAATAGTGCGTCTCATTGCTCTGCTCCAGCATTTTTTCAAAATTCCACTGAATGGCCTAAGAGGAGAGTTACAGTGTTCGTGTAATAGAGTCGTCCAgcaatgatgtttttttgtagACCAACGAGGAAGTTAGCTCCACAATGGTTCGTTGGCCACGGCCCCAACTGTAACTTCAATGAGCTTTTGAATGtggttttggattgaagctgaaaATAAGCTCTCTAACACAGGCTTATGATATTCACATGTTTTGTCATATGAGATAATCTTCACAAATCAACAGGGCTTTTATGATTCTTAAAGCAGAAATGTAATCGATATTGGTATAAAGCAAATGCTAGGCTAACCTGTGAAAAAATTAACTACAGCAGATGTTGTACCCTCCAACGTCACAAA from the Centroberyx gerrardi isolate f3 chromosome 3, fCenGer3.hap1.cur.20231027, whole genome shotgun sequence genome contains:
- the LOC144542802 gene encoding cadherin-23-like, whose protein sequence is MGDVELVNEIAAGSQVKLVPFLFPTHLEFLELSFTVGETSATVRTKKPLDADVLANTGRTLYYSIMCDNVGKLNNSRTLELNDVNDNSPVFKQKVYSKSVSETLPVDSEVLRVEAVDGDSTATNNRVSYSILAPSSEDFIVNNGGGFILKRPLNYNAVKKYNLTVEAKDIGGFSDRATVLIDVEDFDNLNPFFNHNQYQAFIPENQLGPFRTILPEAIKAQDGDTGINATIVYSIGTVSPGEYLSNFSIDSSSGVLTVLTALDREEMDSAVISVSIKATQTDDSLKTADAVVSVTVEDINDNAPEFDRCNYSVTLLENSPLDAVLLRAVLTDPDQGGFVGNLRILPESAPFSVSSDGTVRVKNSTVLDREATEVLMFQIEARETSPPNHVVMADVSVILLDENDNSPAFTSSEYEGKVFRNQTVGMLLVQVEAEDPDAGANGQIKYSIEFGNRDGYFSIDENTGEITLTKTIPLVENTILEFSLYITARDGGVVSRSSSVLVDILAPGNSKPHFLQSTYVGTIEEEQDPGVVILKVNFLALPTEVAVTLQVETEADKFAIDHDGVFTSKVKLDYDEAPHNYSVEISISSDGVSTDNAVVEVHVTDVNDNSPVFASSSITKSVPEDTKIGSNVSDVPATDKDSGFNGEIRYSLQGGEGKFSIDPVSGMVSVAGELDREIKAEFSLVVMAEDQGRPARSATATLLVQVSDINDNVPVFSEVENEVEVSETESVGTTLLTLLAEDPDQGANGRVTYSIFQQNPSSTPAVFELDSSTGALRLAQTLDYSVVKAYSLMVQAADGGTPSLVGNGSVVVRVKDVNNNPPQFSKDSYDVAVSENLASGASILTLEVTDRDEGGFSHGDFLYTSDTFDINKQGVVSLKKDVTLDRETIDNYILQVVAVDQPVDSLNATAQLNITVLDYNDNTPQFLALPDPLQVPEGDYSDKTPGEVFTIRATDADLGPNGEVTLSLLSPNPLFRFREDGTLLAVGTLDRESKDSFDLVVQASDKGRPQRANITTVRVSVTDVNDNRPQFSHSSYASIILVKDAEEGKLLLTLSATDKDAGNNSLISYSFSAGSSPYLALDSETGAVTLTSDVADVTEDTILELTAVAEDRGRPPLNSTALVMVELRTVSLTEGVAFQSSSYNFSIPENLPGGATVGVVLASSGSAIYDVAYALKTHTDLFSVNASGALMAKTRLDKERQEWYILEVEAADTRTPPTSAIALVRVQVEDVNEAPQFPSETYEATIFSIAPYKSPVVQVKASDPDVGDEGQLVYSLSAASAYFDVDASTGLVYVVSAEGLAGELTAVEVKATDPKGLYATTKVEVSVDD